From Spartinivicinus ruber, the proteins below share one genomic window:
- a CDS encoding class I SAM-dependent methyltransferase: MDSKLKQIDFPHTKEMEFLACSLCKNKDFHIISKIERNFLPLQTVVCKTCSLVFTNPRPKKEWYNNFYEKHFRQFYDDIDTPTLEYANSKESLHKHSSNIELLSPYLEAKGAVLDIGASEGNFLRLFQQSKPNWQLTGIEPNPLFADFARKEFNLQNIITGPFPSALNRNDKFDLVHTGHVFEHILEPNEFLDECYNRLNTNGLLFIDVPNAECKKSGIRYLHVAHVYHYSLTTISALLRNHGFDVIQYRDNLTGAPPKYRKPWTLQVIAKKLPQSEKILKIPEIDAEKVSKRLKKLWRMPLKKKVKFWLTGKR; encoded by the coding sequence ATGGACTCTAAACTAAAGCAAATTGATTTTCCTCATACTAAAGAAATGGAGTTTCTTGCATGCTCTCTCTGCAAAAATAAGGACTTTCATATTATATCAAAAATTGAGCGTAATTTTTTACCCTTACAGACCGTTGTATGCAAAACATGTAGTTTAGTATTTACAAATCCCCGACCTAAGAAAGAATGGTATAACAATTTTTACGAAAAGCATTTCCGCCAGTTTTATGATGATATTGATACTCCAACTTTAGAATATGCAAACTCGAAAGAAAGTTTACACAAACACTCCTCAAACATTGAATTACTTTCCCCCTACCTTGAAGCAAAAGGAGCAGTTCTCGATATTGGTGCTTCAGAAGGAAACTTTTTAAGGCTATTCCAACAATCCAAGCCCAATTGGCAGTTAACAGGAATTGAACCAAATCCATTATTTGCTGATTTTGCACGAAAAGAGTTCAATCTACAGAATATAATTACTGGACCATTCCCAAGTGCGCTAAATAGAAATGACAAGTTTGACTTAGTACATACTGGCCATGTATTTGAGCACATTCTAGAACCAAATGAATTTTTAGATGAATGTTATAACCGACTAAACACTAATGGTTTGTTATTTATTGATGTGCCTAATGCTGAATGTAAAAAAAGTGGCATACGATATCTACATGTAGCACATGTCTATCACTACAGTTTGACAACTATTTCCGCTTTACTTAGAAACCACGGATTTGATGTCATTCAGTACCGAGACAACCTTACTGGTGCACCACCAAAATACAGAAAACCATGGACACTACAAGTAATTGCAAAAAAATTACCTCAGTCAGAAAAAATCTTAAAGATACCTGAGATTGATGCTGAAAAAGTCTCTAAACGGCTAAAAAAACTATGGCGAATGCCACTAAAAAAGAAAGTAAAATTCTGGTTAACAGGCAAGCGTTAA